The proteins below come from a single Streptomyces sp. MRC013 genomic window:
- the ssd gene encoding septum site-determining protein Ssd, with protein MAEPRTADRSTAADSRRAAPLIVTEDVGLLDDLLRLCAAAGCQPVVHHGPPDRKATWEAAPLVIVGDDAAARCRGASRRPGVLLVGRDRDDPGVWRRGVELGAECVLRLPDAEGWLVDRIADVAEGVGRQATTVGVLGGRGGAGASTLACALAVGAARGGHRTVLVDGDPLGGGLDVLLGAEREEGLRWPDLAASEGRVAGAALEESLPSLRGLRVLSWDRGDTAGVSPEAMRSVLAAARRRGGAVVVDLPRRIDDATVEALAQIDVGLLVVPGELRAVAAARRVASMAGMVLDDLRVVVRGPYAAGVDETWVAQVLGLPLAGELPEEPGLLASLDGGSPPGGSASGPLGRFCSAFWECVLAPEALS; from the coding sequence ATGGCGGAACCAAGGACGGCCGACCGCTCGACGGCCGCGGATAGCCGGCGAGCGGCACCGCTGATCGTGACCGAGGACGTCGGACTGCTCGACGACCTGCTCAGGCTGTGCGCTGCCGCGGGCTGCCAGCCCGTGGTGCACCACGGGCCGCCGGACCGCAAGGCCACGTGGGAGGCGGCGCCGCTGGTCATCGTCGGCGACGACGCGGCGGCACGCTGTCGGGGAGCGTCGCGCAGACCGGGCGTGCTGCTCGTGGGCCGCGACCGGGACGACCCCGGCGTGTGGCGGCGGGGCGTGGAGCTCGGGGCCGAGTGCGTCCTGCGGTTGCCGGACGCGGAGGGCTGGCTCGTCGACCGGATCGCCGACGTCGCCGAGGGAGTCGGACGGCAGGCGACGACCGTCGGGGTGCTGGGCGGCAGGGGAGGGGCGGGTGCTTCGACCCTGGCGTGTGCCCTGGCCGTCGGCGCCGCCCGCGGCGGGCACCGCACGGTGCTCGTGGACGGCGACCCGCTCGGAGGCGGGCTCGACGTCCTCCTCGGAGCCGAGCGGGAGGAGGGGCTGAGATGGCCGGATCTCGCCGCCTCCGAAGGGCGGGTCGCCGGCGCGGCACTCGAGGAGTCGCTGCCCTCCCTGCGCGGCCTGCGCGTCCTGAGCTGGGACCGGGGTGACACCGCGGGGGTCTCTCCCGAGGCCATGCGGTCCGTACTCGCGGCGGCACGCCGGCGGGGCGGAGCCGTGGTGGTCGACCTGCCGCGCCGCATCGACGACGCCACCGTCGAAGCGCTCGCCCAGATCGACGTGGGGCTGCTCGTCGTGCCCGGGGAGCTGAGGGCGGTCGCCGCGGCGAGGAGGGTGGCGTCCATGGCGGGCATGGTCCTCGACGATCTGCGGGTGGTCGTGCGCGGCCCGTACGCCGCCGGAGTCGACGAGACGTGGGTCGCCCAGGTGCTCGGCCTGCCGTTAGCCGGAGAGCTGCCGGAGGAACCGGGACTTTTGGCCTCGCTGGACGGGGGGTCTCCGCCCGGGGGCAGCGCCTCCGGACCGCTGGGGCGGTTCTGCTCCGCCTTCTGGGAGTGCGTGCTCGCACCGGAGGCCCTGTCGTGA
- a CDS encoding holin, with protein sequence MTTSAFWKAAAERAVRTFAQAVLGAVGADQLGLLDVDWGQAAGVGGLAAVLAVLTAVATSGVGPAGPGITETPTRRTPLSGL encoded by the coding sequence ATGACTACCTCAGCGTTCTGGAAAGCCGCCGCGGAGAGGGCGGTGCGGACCTTCGCGCAGGCCGTCCTCGGCGCCGTCGGCGCGGACCAGCTCGGCCTCCTCGATGTCGACTGGGGCCAGGCCGCCGGCGTCGGCGGGCTCGCCGCGGTCCTCGCGGTGCTCACCGCCGTGGCGACATCCGGCGTCGGCCCGGCCGGGCCCGGCATCACCGAGACGCCCACCCGGCGCACGCCGCTGTCTGGGCTCTGA
- a CDS encoding ATP-binding protein, giving the protein MKIAFVGKGGSGKTTLSSLFIRHLASTEAPVVAVDADINQHLGAALGLGEDEAGTLPSMGAHLPLIKQYLRGSNPRISSTDTMIKTTPPGEGSRLLRVREDNPVYEACARPLRLDGGVIRLMATGLFTEADLGVACYHSKVGAVELFLNHLVDGSDEYVVVDMTAGSDSFASGLFTRFDMTFLVAEPTRRGVSVYHQYTEYARDYGITLKVVGNKVQSRDDLEFLRDEVGDDLLVSIGQSDWVRSMEKGRPGPFGALEPENREALRVLRDAVDATYGLRDWERYTRQMVHFHLRNAESWGNAKTGVDLAAQVDPAFVLGEQVVRMSV; this is encoded by the coding sequence ATGAAGATCGCTTTTGTTGGGAAGGGCGGCAGCGGCAAGACGACGCTGTCCTCGCTCTTCATCCGCCACCTGGCGAGCACCGAGGCCCCCGTGGTCGCGGTGGACGCCGACATCAACCAGCACCTCGGGGCCGCGCTCGGCCTCGGTGAGGACGAGGCGGGCACGCTCCCCTCGATGGGCGCGCACCTGCCGCTGATCAAGCAGTACCTGCGCGGCAGCAACCCGCGGATCAGCTCCACCGACACGATGATCAAGACGACACCGCCCGGCGAGGGATCGCGACTGCTGCGCGTCCGCGAGGACAACCCGGTGTACGAGGCCTGCGCCCGCCCGCTGCGGCTGGACGGCGGCGTGATCCGGCTCATGGCGACGGGACTGTTCACCGAGGCGGACCTGGGAGTGGCCTGCTACCACTCGAAGGTCGGCGCGGTGGAGCTGTTCCTCAACCACCTGGTCGACGGCTCCGACGAGTACGTCGTCGTCGACATGACGGCCGGTTCGGACTCGTTCGCGTCCGGGCTGTTCACCCGCTTCGACATGACGTTCCTGGTTGCGGAGCCGACACGGAGGGGCGTCTCGGTGTACCACCAGTACACCGAATACGCACGGGACTACGGGATCACCCTGAAGGTCGTCGGCAACAAGGTCCAGAGCCGGGACGACCTGGAGTTCCTGCGGGACGAGGTGGGGGACGACCTGCTGGTGTCGATCGGGCAGTCGGACTGGGTGCGGTCCATGGAGAAGGGGCGGCCCGGTCCGTTCGGGGCGCTGGAACCGGAGAACCGGGAGGCCCTGCGCGTGCTGCGGGACGCCGTCGACGCGACGTACGGGCTGCGCGACTGGGAGCGCTACACACGCCAGATGGTGCACTTCCACCTGAGGAACGCCGAAAGCTGGGGGAACGCGAAGACGGGCGTCGACCTGGCCGCGCAGGTCGACCCCGCCTTCGTCCTGGGGGAGCAGGTGGTGCGGATGTCGGTCTAG
- a CDS encoding helix-turn-helix transcriptional regulator gives MQILRERRGMSRVVLAGLLGRSPDWVKQVEKGRIHAPGIDVVLGIAEALRVRNLADLTGRPDMHVDLFVGPGHPRLDAVRAAVDTLPFTTRTQAPPPEHLRARLARAWTARHSSPNHRQALGELLPNLIRDAQLAAQQAEQPSQWRATQAVLAEVYSLAQFFLAYQPDAALLWRVAERSMMAAQQSDDPHAIGVSAWLLAQAHRDSGPRHLDSADSVTRETLAYLEPLLPDATNDVLAIAGALQVEAGHTAARRGQAGDAWRYWDTARQMADRLPDDYFHPVTSFSQAVMGAHAVTVAVELHSGPESVRQAARADAATIPSRPRRARHRIEEARGYQLDGQPDVALATLAQAHEAAPETIRYNGYARRIILEETESRVTTRRRRAADLAVRVGMLAA, from the coding sequence ATGCAGATCCTTCGCGAGCGCCGCGGGATGAGCCGCGTCGTCCTCGCTGGGCTCCTCGGCCGGTCCCCCGACTGGGTGAAGCAAGTCGAGAAGGGCCGCATCCACGCACCGGGCATCGACGTCGTGCTCGGCATCGCCGAGGCCCTGCGCGTCCGGAACCTCGCCGACCTCACAGGACGCCCCGACATGCACGTAGACCTGTTCGTAGGCCCCGGGCACCCGCGCCTGGACGCTGTCCGCGCCGCCGTGGACACCCTCCCCTTCACCACACGCACGCAGGCACCCCCGCCCGAGCACCTCCGGGCCCGCCTGGCCCGGGCGTGGACGGCCCGGCACTCCTCCCCGAACCACCGGCAGGCGCTCGGGGAACTGCTGCCCAACCTGATCCGGGACGCCCAACTCGCCGCGCAGCAGGCCGAACAGCCAAGCCAGTGGCGAGCCACACAGGCCGTCCTCGCCGAGGTGTACAGCCTCGCCCAGTTCTTCCTCGCTTACCAGCCCGACGCGGCGCTGCTGTGGCGGGTCGCCGAGCGAAGCATGATGGCCGCCCAGCAGTCCGATGACCCGCACGCCATCGGCGTCTCGGCGTGGCTCCTCGCCCAGGCCCACCGCGACAGCGGCCCCCGCCACCTGGACTCCGCCGACTCCGTCACCCGCGAGACACTCGCCTACCTGGAGCCGCTCCTCCCCGACGCGACGAACGACGTCCTCGCCATCGCCGGCGCGCTGCAGGTCGAGGCCGGGCACACTGCGGCCCGGCGCGGGCAGGCGGGCGACGCATGGCGGTACTGGGACACCGCCCGCCAGATGGCCGACCGGCTGCCCGACGACTACTTCCACCCGGTCACGAGCTTCTCTCAGGCCGTCATGGGCGCGCACGCCGTCACGGTCGCCGTCGAACTGCACTCCGGGCCGGAGTCCGTACGGCAGGCCGCCCGGGCGGACGCGGCGACGATCCCGTCCCGGCCGCGCCGGGCCCGGCACCGCATTGAGGAGGCCCGTGGCTACCAGCTCGACGGGCAGCCGGACGTGGCCCTCGCGACGTTGGCGCAGGCGCATGAGGCAGCGCCGGAGACGATCCGGTACAACGGCTACGCGAGGCGGATCATCCTGGAGGAGACGGAGTCCCGGGTGACGACGCGGCGTCGACGTGCTGCGGATCTCGCGGTGCGAGTGGGCATGCTCGCCGCGTAA
- a CDS encoding transposase family protein, producing the protein MVTYVAMLDVPRHVVEYVARLLAGHRRRIGTPKGSRALSPFRQAVFVLRWFREAGCVHCLARDAGISQATGYRYLHEAIDVLADQAPELHEVLDRCRARQMSHVVLDGTLVSCDRVAGTTEKGNDLWYSGKARHFAGNIQFVAAPDGTPLWVSDVEPGSVHDLRAARIHALPALYAAARAGLPTLADVGYTGAGKGIHTPFRPHPDIASPLAPDNRAHNRLLRGIRALGERAAAELKQRWRALQHVTLSPSRIGRIAQAALVLNNSWK; encoded by the coding sequence TTGGTCACCTATGTTGCCATGCTCGACGTCCCGCGCCACGTGGTGGAATACGTGGCCCGGCTGCTGGCCGGCCACCGCCGCCGGATCGGCACCCCGAAGGGCTCCCGGGCGTTGAGCCCGTTCCGGCAGGCCGTCTTCGTGCTGCGCTGGTTCCGCGAGGCCGGCTGCGTGCACTGCCTGGCCCGCGATGCGGGAATCTCGCAGGCCACCGGCTACCGCTACCTCCACGAGGCAATCGACGTCCTGGCCGACCAGGCCCCCGAGCTGCATGAGGTGCTGGACCGCTGCCGCGCGCGGCAGATGAGCCACGTGGTGCTGGACGGCACCCTGGTCTCCTGCGACCGTGTCGCCGGGACTACCGAGAAGGGCAACGACCTGTGGTACTCCGGCAAGGCTCGGCACTTCGCCGGGAACATCCAGTTCGTGGCCGCACCCGACGGCACCCCGCTGTGGGTCTCCGACGTCGAACCCGGATCCGTCCACGACCTGCGTGCCGCCCGCATCCATGCCCTGCCCGCCTTGTACGCGGCGGCCCGCGCCGGTCTGCCGACGCTGGCCGACGTCGGCTACACCGGCGCCGGCAAGGGCATCCACACCCCGTTCCGTCCGCACCCCGACATCGCTTCCCCGCTCGCGCCGGACAACCGCGCCCACAACCGGCTCCTGCGCGGCATCCGGGCCCTGGGCGAACGGGCCGCCGCTGAACTCAAGCAGCGCTGGCGCGCGCTGCAGCACGTCACGCTCAGCCCCAGCCGGATCGGACGCATCGCCCAAGCCGCACTCGTCCTCAACAACTCATGGAAGTGA
- the nhaA gene encoding Na+/H+ antiporter NhaA, which yields MSFPERTFVLDALRTETVGGVLLLLAAIAALVWANTPLSHGYEAVREFHVGPSALGLDLSVQHWAADGLLAIFFFVAGIELKREMVAGELRDPKAAALPVVAALCGMIAPALVYVAVNAAGDGSLGGWAVPTATDIAFALAVLAVIGTSLPSALRAFLLTLAVVDDLFAILIIAVFFTGDLDFAALGGAAAGLLLFWFLLRRGVRGWYVYVPLGVAVWGLMYNSGVHATIAGVAMGLMLRCTRREGEEQSPGERVEHRVRPLSAGFAVPMFALFSAGVAVSGDAMRDVFTQPETLGVVLGLVVGKTVGVFGGTWLTARFTRARLNEDLAWADLFAVATLAGIGFTVSLLIGELAFEGDARLTDEVKAAVLTGSLIAALLAAVLLKLRVRTYRAMVEAEERDEDMSGVPDVYEVDDPEHHRRLAEIYERKAAEHRRRAEEAGAARTRGDGPA from the coding sequence CTGTCGTTCCCCGAGCGGACCTTCGTCCTCGACGCCCTGCGCACCGAGACCGTCGGCGGCGTCCTGCTGCTGCTCGCCGCCATCGCGGCCCTCGTCTGGGCGAACACCCCGCTGAGCCACGGCTACGAGGCGGTCCGCGAGTTCCACGTCGGGCCGTCCGCACTGGGGCTGGACCTCTCCGTCCAGCACTGGGCGGCCGACGGCCTCCTCGCGATCTTCTTCTTCGTCGCCGGCATCGAGCTCAAACGCGAGATGGTCGCCGGCGAGCTGCGCGACCCCAAGGCCGCGGCGCTGCCCGTGGTCGCCGCGCTCTGCGGCATGATCGCCCCGGCCCTCGTCTACGTGGCGGTCAACGCGGCCGGCGACGGCTCCCTCGGCGGCTGGGCCGTCCCGACCGCCACCGACATCGCCTTCGCGCTCGCCGTGCTGGCCGTCATCGGCACGTCGCTGCCCTCCGCGCTCCGGGCGTTCCTCCTCACGCTCGCCGTCGTCGACGACCTCTTCGCCATCCTGATCATCGCGGTGTTCTTCACCGGCGACCTGGACTTCGCGGCACTCGGCGGGGCCGCCGCCGGCCTGCTCCTCTTCTGGTTCCTGCTCCGCAGGGGCGTCCGGGGCTGGTACGTGTACGTGCCGCTCGGTGTGGCCGTCTGGGGCCTGATGTACAACAGCGGCGTCCACGCCACGATCGCCGGTGTCGCGATGGGCCTGATGCTGCGCTGCACCCGCCGCGAGGGTGAGGAGCAGTCCCCCGGCGAGCGCGTCGAGCACCGGGTGCGCCCCCTGTCCGCCGGTTTCGCCGTGCCGATGTTCGCCCTGTTCTCGGCGGGCGTGGCGGTGTCCGGTGACGCGATGCGGGACGTGTTCACCCAGCCGGAGACGCTGGGCGTGGTGCTCGGCCTGGTGGTCGGCAAGACGGTCGGCGTCTTCGGCGGCACCTGGCTGACCGCGCGTTTCACCCGGGCCCGACTCAACGAGGACCTGGCGTGGGCCGACCTGTTCGCCGTCGCCACCCTGGCCGGCATCGGTTTCACCGTGTCCCTGCTCATCGGCGAACTGGCGTTCGAGGGTGACGCGAGGCTGACCGACGAGGTCAAGGCGGCCGTCCTCACCGGATCGCTGATCGCCGCGCTGCTGGCCGCCGTCCTGCTGAAGCTGCGCGTCCGCACGTACCGGGCGATGGTCGAGGCGGAGGAGCGCGACGAGGACATGAGCGGCGTCCCCGACGTCTACGAGGTGGACGACCCGGAGCACCACCGCCGCCTCGCCGAGATCTACGAGCGGAAGGCCGCGGAGCACCGGCGCCGGGCCGAAGAGGCGGGGGCGGCGCGCACGAGGGGCGACGGTCCGGCATGA
- a CDS encoding N-acetylmuramoyl-L-alanine amidase codes for MAWYPGATKMELQPESDGQAAIRPTQVILHSLAAPWTARRAYEFWRDSSSLESHFGLGFAGDLAQYIGTETRADANAAANRRPDGTGAVSIETASNLQHTDPWTGEQIEQLIRLGVWLHQRHGIPLRICRTHDEPGFGYHSLHPAWSVGGTACPGAARVKQFREVVFPGIVARATAQTSTPPEEDDMAAVDVWAYKNTTIETRDAYEILRSTNRTVQALAAQVAAQTAAIQALAAQLGDDVDTAAVVAAVQQAIRDAVITVDVDVTAAPAGAGR; via the coding sequence ATGGCCTGGTATCCGGGCGCGACGAAAATGGAGCTCCAGCCGGAGAGTGACGGACAGGCGGCGATCCGGCCGACGCAGGTGATCCTGCATAGCCTCGCCGCCCCGTGGACGGCCCGGCGGGCGTACGAGTTCTGGCGGGACAGCTCGTCCCTCGAATCGCATTTCGGGCTGGGTTTCGCGGGCGACCTCGCCCAGTACATCGGCACCGAGACCCGCGCCGACGCCAACGCGGCCGCGAACCGGCGGCCGGACGGCACCGGTGCGGTGTCGATCGAGACGGCGTCCAACCTGCAGCACACCGACCCGTGGACCGGCGAGCAGATCGAGCAGCTGATCCGGCTGGGGGTGTGGCTGCACCAGCGGCACGGCATCCCGCTGCGGATCTGCCGCACCCACGACGAGCCCGGGTTCGGCTACCACTCCCTGCACCCGGCGTGGTCGGTGGGCGGGACCGCCTGCCCCGGCGCCGCGCGGGTGAAGCAGTTCCGCGAGGTCGTGTTCCCCGGGATCGTCGCCCGGGCCACCGCCCAGACCAGCACACCCCCCGAGGAGGACGACATGGCCGCAGTCGACGTGTGGGCCTACAAGAACACCACGATCGAGACGCGGGACGCCTACGAGATCCTGCGCAGCACCAACCGCACCGTGCAGGCCCTCGCCGCGCAGGTCGCCGCGCAGACCGCGGCCATCCAGGCCCTCGCCGCGCAGCTCGGCGACGACGTGGACACCGCGGCCGTCGTCGCCGCCGTCCAGCAGGCCATCCGCGACGCCGTCATCACGGTCGACGTCGACGTCACCGCCGCCCCGGCCGGGGCCGGGCGGTAA
- the acs gene encoding acetate--CoA ligase has translation MGDVVSNESLANLLREERRFAPPAELAARANVTAAAYEQAAADRLGFWAEQARRLTWATEPTETLDWSNPPFARWFADGKLNVAYNCVDRHVEAGLGDRIALHFEGEPGDGRTLTYAQLKDEVSRAAHALTELGVRKGDRVAVYLPMIPEAVVAMLACARIGAVHSVVFGGFSADAIAARIQDADAKVVVTADGGHRRGKPSALKPAVDEALSRVDGVERVLVVRNTGQEVAWTEGRDLWWHEIVDRQSAEHTPEAFEAEHPLFILYTSGTTGKPKGILHTSGGYLTQVAYTHQAVFDLKPETDVYWCTADIGWVTGHSYIVYGPLANGATQVIYEDTPDTPHRGRFWEIVQKYGVTLLYAAPTAIRTFMKWGDDIPAGFDLSSLRVLGSVGEPINPEAWIWYREHIGGGRCPVVDTWWQTETGAMMISPLPGVTETKPGSAQRPLPGVCATVVDDEGREVPDGGGGYLVLTEPWPSMLRTVWGDDQRFVDTYWSRFQGVYFAGDGAKKDDDGDIWLLGRVDDVMLVSGHNISTTEVESALVSHPKVAEAAVVGAVDETTGQAIVAFVILRGSVAAEAETDADALVAELRDHVGATLGPIAKPKRVLLVAELPKTRSGKIMRRLLRDVAENRELGDVTTLTDSSVMGMIQAQLPAASSEG, from the coding sequence ATGGGAGATGTCGTGAGCAACGAGAGCCTGGCCAACCTTCTGAGGGAGGAGCGGCGGTTCGCCCCGCCCGCCGAGCTGGCCGCACGGGCCAACGTGACGGCGGCGGCGTACGAGCAGGCGGCGGCGGACAGGCTCGGCTTCTGGGCCGAGCAGGCACGCCGTCTCACCTGGGCGACCGAGCCCACCGAGACACTCGACTGGTCGAACCCGCCCTTCGCCAGGTGGTTCGCCGACGGCAAGCTCAACGTGGCGTACAACTGCGTGGACCGCCACGTGGAGGCGGGCCTCGGCGACCGGATCGCCCTGCACTTCGAGGGTGAGCCGGGTGACGGCCGCACCCTCACCTACGCCCAGCTCAAGGACGAGGTGAGCCGGGCCGCCCACGCGCTGACGGAGCTCGGGGTCCGCAAGGGCGACCGGGTCGCGGTCTACCTGCCCATGATCCCCGAGGCGGTCGTGGCCATGCTGGCGTGCGCGCGGATCGGCGCGGTGCACTCCGTGGTGTTCGGCGGCTTCTCGGCGGACGCCATCGCGGCCCGCATCCAGGACGCCGACGCCAAGGTGGTCGTCACCGCCGACGGCGGGCACCGGCGCGGGAAGCCGTCCGCGCTGAAGCCCGCCGTCGACGAGGCGCTGAGCCGGGTCGACGGGGTCGAGCGCGTGCTCGTGGTGCGCAACACCGGGCAGGAGGTGGCGTGGACCGAGGGGCGGGACCTCTGGTGGCACGAGATCGTCGACCGGCAGAGCGCCGAGCACACGCCCGAGGCGTTCGAGGCGGAGCACCCGCTCTTCATCCTGTACACCTCCGGCACCACCGGTAAGCCGAAGGGCATCCTGCACACCTCCGGCGGCTACCTCACCCAGGTCGCCTACACCCACCAGGCCGTCTTCGACCTGAAGCCGGAGACCGACGTCTACTGGTGCACCGCCGACATCGGCTGGGTCACCGGCCACTCGTACATCGTGTACGGGCCGCTGGCCAACGGCGCGACGCAGGTCATCTACGAGGACACGCCGGACACCCCGCACCGGGGCCGGTTCTGGGAGATCGTGCAGAAGTACGGCGTGACCCTCCTCTACGCGGCGCCGACGGCGATCCGGACGTTCATGAAGTGGGGCGACGACATCCCCGCCGGGTTCGACCTGTCGAGCCTGCGCGTCCTGGGCTCGGTGGGCGAGCCGATCAATCCGGAAGCGTGGATCTGGTACCGGGAGCACATCGGCGGCGGCCGCTGCCCGGTCGTGGACACCTGGTGGCAGACCGAGACCGGCGCGATGATGATCTCGCCGCTGCCGGGGGTGACGGAGACCAAGCCCGGGTCGGCGCAGCGGCCGCTGCCCGGCGTCTGCGCGACCGTCGTGGACGACGAGGGGCGCGAGGTGCCCGACGGCGGGGGCGGCTACCTGGTGCTCACCGAGCCGTGGCCGTCGATGCTGCGCACCGTCTGGGGCGACGACCAGCGGTTCGTGGACACGTACTGGTCCCGGTTCCAGGGCGTGTACTTCGCGGGCGACGGGGCGAAGAAGGACGACGACGGCGACATCTGGCTGCTGGGCCGGGTGGACGACGTGATGCTCGTGTCGGGCCACAACATCTCCACCACGGAGGTCGAGTCGGCGCTCGTGTCGCACCCGAAGGTCGCGGAGGCCGCCGTCGTCGGAGCCGTCGACGAGACGACCGGCCAGGCCATCGTGGCGTTCGTGATCCTGCGCGGCAGCGTGGCGGCGGAGGCCGAGACGGACGCCGACGCGCTCGTCGCGGAGCTGCGCGACCACGTCGGCGCCACCCTCGGCCCGATCGCCAAGCCGAAGCGCGTCCTGCTCGTCGCGGAGCTGCCCAAGACCCGATCGGGCAAGATCATGCGGCGCCTGCTGCGCGACGTCGCCGAGAACCGCGAGCTCGGCGACGTCACGACGCTGACCGACTCGTCGGTGATGGGCATGATCCAGGCCCAGCTGCCGGCGGCGTCCAGCGAGGGCTGA
- a CDS encoding PIG-L family deacetylase codes for MSTPIPATSPVPAAPTGRPVVFVIPHADDEVLWMWLIIAHHVLAGRHVVTVLASDGASSTVHSCLNGTRANGWWPASWHYPAPGHERYAPLTTAEFVGGRDAEFVDSCTALGVRPEDIHLETGWRQTEVTVDRARELILRWHQTYPDAGIYTTWWGDTDPTHAALGTALRALALEGVLTDARWAVRRAQGPTAPGAVEYLVAADLRAQALRMARCAVQAYRAWAPEQGRYAIGYHSVPNEFAAVESGGPVWIVKNP; via the coding sequence TTGAGCACCCCGATACCGGCGACCTCCCCCGTCCCCGCCGCGCCGACCGGCCGCCCGGTCGTCTTCGTCATCCCGCACGCGGACGACGAGGTCCTGTGGATGTGGCTGATCATCGCCCACCACGTCCTCGCCGGGCGGCACGTCGTCACCGTGCTGGCCAGCGACGGCGCCAGCAGTACCGTCCACTCCTGCCTCAACGGCACCCGGGCCAACGGCTGGTGGCCCGCCTCGTGGCACTACCCGGCACCCGGTCACGAGCGGTACGCCCCGCTCACCACCGCCGAGTTCGTCGGCGGCCGCGACGCGGAGTTCGTCGACTCGTGCACCGCGCTCGGCGTCCGCCCCGAGGATATCCACCTGGAGACCGGCTGGCGGCAGACCGAGGTCACCGTCGACCGGGCCCGTGAGCTGATCCTGCGCTGGCACCAGACCTACCCGGACGCCGGGATCTACACGACCTGGTGGGGCGACACCGACCCCACCCACGCCGCGCTCGGCACCGCCCTGCGCGCCCTGGCCCTCGAAGGCGTCCTCACCGACGCCCGGTGGGCCGTGCGCCGCGCGCAGGGACCGACCGCGCCGGGCGCCGTGGAGTACCTCGTGGCCGCAGACCTGCGCGCCCAGGCGCTGCGCATGGCCCGCTGCGCCGTGCAGGCGTACCGCGCGTGGGCGCCGGAGCAGGGCCGGTACGCCATCGGCTACCACTCGGTGCCCAACGAGTTCGCCGCGGTGGAATCCGGCGGGCCTGTGTGGATCGTCAAGAACCCCTGA
- a CDS encoding phage holin family protein, producing the protein MSDPAGRTGTAGNGAEHGLGQLVASATAEMSALVHDEIALAKAQLRQDVKRGAISGLGFTAAGMVLLFSLPMLSFALAYGFRAWTGWHMSVCFLLSFAVNVLVAGLLGLIGAVFAKKAKRGKGPQKTAASVKRTAAVLQNVKPHPRPDASAVGEKTAVVARSSA; encoded by the coding sequence ATGAGCGACCCCGCCGGGAGGACCGGTACCGCCGGGAACGGTGCAGAGCACGGTCTCGGTCAGCTGGTCGCCTCCGCGACCGCCGAGATGTCGGCGCTGGTGCACGACGAGATCGCCCTGGCCAAGGCCCAGTTGCGGCAGGATGTCAAGCGCGGTGCCATCAGCGGTCTGGGGTTCACGGCGGCGGGCATGGTGCTGCTCTTCTCGCTGCCGATGCTGAGCTTCGCGCTCGCGTACGGGTTCCGGGCCTGGACCGGCTGGCACATGTCGGTCTGCTTCCTGCTCTCCTTCGCCGTGAACGTGCTCGTCGCGGGCCTGCTGGGCCTGATCGGCGCGGTGTTCGCGAAGAAGGCGAAACGCGGCAAGGGCCCCCAGAAGACCGCCGCGTCCGTGAAGCGGACCGCCGCGGTGCTGCAGAACGTCAAGCCGCACCCCCGCCCCGACGCCTCCGCCGTCGGGGAGAAGACCGCGGTTGTGGCACGCTCGTCCGCATGA
- a CDS encoding oxidoreductase, with product MSTHASDPLAALASLPGVPDAVDSVRKAVDRVYGHRVMRRRSNKVSSEAALRGARASAALSGADWALEEVRRRSDFSGDAQARTVGAALRLGVEVGQLLSIWRQSPLRVLARLHLVAAGDAARSVGRPRQAGEVVEEPLIVAPLPDAAEVAARLDGLAELIVGGTSAPALVTASVVHGELLALRPFTTYSGLVARAAERLVLIGSGLDPKAICPAEVGHAEPGRAAYVAAFEGYLSGTPEGMARWIAHCGRAVELGVRESTAVCEALQRGAA from the coding sequence ATGAGTACGCATGCCTCCGACCCGCTGGCCGCCCTCGCCTCGCTGCCGGGCGTCCCCGACGCCGTGGACTCCGTGCGCAAGGCCGTCGACCGGGTGTACGGGCACCGCGTCATGCGGCGCCGCAGCAACAAGGTCTCCTCGGAGGCCGCCCTGCGCGGTGCGCGCGCCTCGGCGGCGCTGTCCGGCGCCGACTGGGCCCTGGAGGAGGTCCGCAGGCGCAGCGACTTCAGCGGGGACGCGCAGGCGCGGACGGTCGGCGCGGCGCTGAGGCTCGGTGTCGAGGTCGGCCAGCTGCTCTCCATCTGGAGGCAGTCGCCCCTCCGGGTCCTGGCCAGGCTGCACCTGGTGGCGGCCGGTGACGCCGCACGGTCCGTGGGGCGGCCGCGGCAGGCCGGTGAGGTGGTCGAGGAGCCGCTCATCGTGGCACCCCTGCCGGACGCGGCCGAGGTCGCCGCGCGGCTGGACGGCCTCGCGGAGCTGATCGTCGGGGGCACCTCCGCTCCGGCGCTCGTCACGGCTTCCGTGGTGCACGGCGAATTGCTGGCACTGCGGCCCTTCACCACGTACAGCGGCCTGGTGGCGCGGGCCGCCGAACGCCTGGTGCTGATCGGCAGCGGGCTCGACCCCAAGGCGATCTGCCCGGCCGAGGTCGGCCACGCCGAACCGGGCCGCGCCGCGTACGTCGCGGCCTTCGAGGGCTACCTGTCCGGGACGCCCGAGGGGATGGCCCGGTGGATCGCCCACTGCGGCCGGGCCGTGGAACTCGGCGTCCGGGAGTCGACGGCCGTGTGCGAGGCGCTTCAGCGCGGCGCCGCCTGA